CTTGTTTTTGCTTTTTTTGATGCGGGCCGCATCGTCGTCGATTTCCAGGGAAAGACGTTTTTGCTGGTCCTGCAGATGGGAGAGCTTGTCCAGCACATAGTTGCGCTGGTTTTCCACCTCGGCGAAGCGTTCCTCCAGGGCTTTCAGGTCGCCGGGGGCGCGGTCCAGTTCCTGCCGGACTTCGTGGATGGCGTCGTCAACTTTTTGCAGTTCGACAAGCTGACGGATTTGTTCAAAATAGACGTCACTGCTCATGGAAGAGGTCCTCCTAGCGAATCAAGAAAACACAACAGGGCGGAACGGCGAACGCGACGGCACAAAACGGACCGTGACCCCCGCCAGGGCTTGTTGCAGCAAAAGACTCATGCGGCGCATCATTTCTTCCTCCAGGCTGTGGTGGCCCACATCCAGAAGGCAGACGGCGGCTTCAAGCGCCGCGTGGTATTTGACGTCGCCGGTAATATAGAGCTGCGCGCCGGCCTGGGCGGCCGCGTCCATCAGGGAAGCGCCCGAACCCGTGCAGTAGGCCACCCGGCGGACGCTTCGGGGTTGCGGGCCGCAGCAGACGGCCGTGGCAAGGTCCAGCCCCTGCCGGGCCAGCCTGGCCGCCAGGGCCGCTACGGAGCAGGCCTCAGGCAGGTCGCCCGCCAGGCCGTAGCCTGGGGGCAGCTCCGCGCCCTGGGCCGGGGCCGCGGGCTCCAGCACGCTCAGGTTGCGAAGGTCCAGATCCCGCGCCAGCCAGCCCGCCGGGCCGTAAGGATTAACGTCCAGCGAGGTGTGCGCTGCATACAGGGGCACGTCCGCGCAGAGAAGCAGGCGCAGGGCCTCGCGATAGTTGTCGCAGCGGTTGGGCAGGGCGGGCTTAAGGTGCAGCGGGTGGTGGCTGAGGACCATTTCCGCTCCTTGCGCCAGGGCGGCGGCCAGGGAGGCGGGGGTGGGGTCCAGGCAGACGGCCAGCGCCGTGACTTCCGTGCGCCGGGCAGCCACCTGCAGGCCGGAAAGATCCCACGCGGCGGCGTGCCCCAGGGGGGCGATTTTTTCTATGGCGGCAATTATTTCAGTGAGTTGCATATAAATCACCGGGAATAAAAAAGGCACTTTCGCGCGGAGTGCAACGGAAGTGCCCAAGGTGCGGCGGCAAGAAAAAGTTGTGCGACGCTTGCGGCAAGGGAATGACACACCTCTGTGAACGAGCGGGAAACGCACCCTGCCCGTATGCTTTGAATCCGATTCAGATAGATGGAAACGCCCGCCTTGTCAAGCGGCTGCGCCGGAAAGACGGGCAGCCTTGGGGCCCGCAGCGCGGGACGGCGTGGCGCAGTGGCCCGCAGCGCGGGACGGCGTGGCGCAGTGGCCCGCGCGGCCTTAACGGCGGACCGGAGCCCGCCACAGAGGCCGGCCTTTGCGCCGTCAGGGCATATTCTCCGCGTTCTGCCCTAAAGCCCGCGCAGGTAGCGCACCGCGTTGACAAAAAGCAGGGTGCCCGGCGGGTCCAGCTCGCCCCTGGTCCAGCCGGGGTGGTTGGTGACGTGGTGGAAGGCTTCCGGATGGGGCATGAGGCCCAGCACGCGGCCGGTAGGATCCGTAAGGCCCGCGATGGCCAGGGCCGAACCGTTGGGATTATAAGGATACTCCTGCGTGGGCAGGTTTGTGGTCGGGTCCGCGTACTGGAGGGCGATGAGGTTTTCCGCCTCCAGGCGGCGCAGGCATGCCGCGTCGCGGGGCACGAGCTTGCCTTCGCCGTGGCGCACGGGCATGGCCAGGGGCGGCAGGCCGCTGGTGAAGACGCAGGGGCTGTGGGGGTTGGGCGCAAGGCGCACCCAGCGGTCCTCAAAGCGGGCGGAGTCGTTGTGACCCAGGGAGACCTGCCGCTCAAAGCGATGGCCGTCCAGGGCGGGCAGCACGCCCAGTTTGACGAGAAGCTGGAAGCCGTTGCAGATGCCCAGCACCAGTTTGCCCGCGTCCAGAAAGCTGGCCAGCTGCTCCCGCAAGGGCACGCCCGCGGCGTCCTTCAGGTAGCGCCAGCGCATGACGGCCGTCTGAGCTGCGCCCAGGTCGTCGCCGTCCAGAAACCCGCCGGGAAAGATAAGGAAGTGGTAGTCGTCCAGGTGAACCTTGGCGGCCACCAAGTCGGAAAAGTGCACCACGTCGGCCCGGTCGGCCCCGGCCAGCCGGGCGGTGTGCGCGGTTTCGAGATGCGAGTTGGTGCCGTAGCCGGTGATGACCAGCGTATTGACCGTGCCCATGCGGGGAAAGCCTCCTTGGCGAACTGCGCCGCGCCCGGCCCGTGCCGGCGGCGGCATACGGCAGCGGGGGTCCGGCGGCCGCCAGGCCGCAGGGGCTGGAGCGGCCCCGTGCGGGACGCCCGTCTGCATGGGGAATACCACACTACGTACCTTGCTTTGGATAGTCAATGCTGGCAAAAAAAATCGTCCTGGTGTATGTAAGCGAAGATGTGCTTGGGGATGTGCCTTGGCACGCCACAATCAAGGTTGAGAGGCCATGAAAACAAAGTATATTTTTGTGACGGGCGGTGTGCTTTCGTCACTGGGCAAAGGCCTGGCGGCCGCTTCCCTGGGCGCGTTGCTGCAGACGCGCGGGCTGACGGTCACCATCCAGAAGCTGGACCCGTACATCAACGTGGACCCCGGCACCATGAACCCCTTTCAGCACGGCGAAGTCTTCGTCACCGACGACGGCGCCGAGACCGACCTGGACCTGGGCCACTACGAGCGCTACCTCAACGTGCCCATGTCCCGCAAGAACAACACCACCTCCGGGGCCATTTACAACCATGTCATCGCCAAGGAGCGCCACGGCGACTACCTGGGCGCCACGGTGCAGGTGATTCCCCACATCACCGACGAGATCAAGAGCGTGGTGCTTTCGCTGGCCGAGGGCGACGACGCGCCCGATGTGGCCATCATCGAGATTGGCGGCACCGTGGGCGATATTGAAGGCCTGCCGTTTCTGGAAGCCATCCGCCAGTTGCGGTCGGAGCTTGGGCGCGACAACTGCCTGAACATCCACCTTACTCTGGTGCCCTATCTGCGCACGGCGGGCGAGCACAAGACCAAGCCCACCCAGCACAGCGTCAAGGAGCTGCTCTCCATCGGCATCCAGCCGGACATCATCCTCTGCCGCTGCGAGCAGAGCATCCCCGAAGAGCTGCGGCGCAAGATCGCCCTGTTCTGCAACGTGGACCAGGACGCCGTGTTCTCCTCTGTGGATGTGAACAACATCTATGAAGTGCCCCTCAAGTTTTACGAAGAAGGCTTTGACCAGAAGGTGGCCATTATGCTGCGCCTGCCCGCGCGCAACGCCCACCTGGAAGCCTGGGAAAAGCTGGTCAGCGACTGCGCCAACCCCAAGGGCAAGGTGACCATTGCCATTGTGGGCAAGTATGTGGATTTGAAAGAAGCCTACAAGAGCCTGCACGAGGCCCTCATCCACGGCGGCGTGGCCAACCGGGTGGAGGTGGAGCTGCGCTACGTCAATTCCGAAAATGTGACCGAGGCCAACGCCGCCGGGCACTTTGCGGGCTGCGACGGCATTCTGGTGCCCGGCGGCTTCGGCTACCGCGGCGTGGAAGGCAAGATTGCGGCCATCCGCTACGCGCGGGAAAAGGGCGTGCCCTTCTTCGGCATCTGCCTCGGCATGCAGTGCGCGGTCATTGAATTTGCCCGGCATGTGGCCGGCCTGGAGGACGCCAACTCCGAGGAATTTAACCCCCTTTCGGATCACAAGGTCATTTACCTTATGACCGAGTGGTACGACTTCCGCACCAAGAACGTGGAGCGGCGCGACGCGGGCAGCGACAAAGGCGGCACCATGCGCCTGGGCGCATACCCCTGCAAACTTTTGCCCGGCACCAAGGCGCACGACGCCTATAAAAAGGACCTGGTGGAAGAGCGCCACCGCCACCGCTACGAATTCAACAACGCCTTCCGCGAGCTGTTCGGCCAGAAGGGCATGGTCTTCAGCGGCACGGCCCCGGACGACTCCCTGGTGGAGATCATTGAGCTGCCGGACCACCCCTGGTTTCTGGGCTGTCAGTTCCACCCGGAGTTCAAATCCCGGCCCATGAACGCGCATCCTCTGTTCCGCGAGTTTATCGGCGCGGCCAAGAAGTATGCCAAGGGGCAGGGCAAAAACTGAGCGTTGTCTCTTTCCCGGTTTTGTTCTGGAGCCGTTTCGGTTCGGAGGCGCAGGCTTCCGGCGCCGGAACGGCTTTTTTGTTGCGCTGCGCCCGCCGGGGGCGCATTTGCCGCGTCCGCCTGCCGCGCCGCGGGGCCGCAGGGCAGGGCTGCGGCGGCAGGCAACGGGCGGGGCGTTTTGGCAGCGCCTTTTACAACCGTTGGCTATTGCATAATTTTTATAGTTGTGGCACACTCCTTGTAAACAAAAAATCTGTTATCTTTTTTGTCGCTTGGGGGCGGAAGGGCGCATGGCACTGGAACTTCGGCAGCAATTAAAGCTGGCACAGCAATTGGTGATGACGCCGCAGCTGCAGCAGGCCATCAAGCTGTTGCAGCTTTCCCGCGTGGAACTTCTGGAAACGGTCCAGCAGGAGCTGGTGGAAAACCCGTTTCTTGAAGAGAACAGCGGCGAAGACGCGACGCCGGAGACCGTTGCCGAGGATGGGCGCGAGCCCGTGGCTGAAGAGGTCTATGACCGGGAGCTGGCCAAGGACGCCGACTGGGAAGACTACCTGGGCGAATTTGCCAGCACGCCGCGCCTTTCGCAGGCGCGCGAATACGAATCCGCTGAAGAGATCGCGCCCCTGGAGGCCCGCTACGCCGCCAAGCCCACGCTGGAGGGGCATCTGCTCTGGCAGTTGCGCCTTTCGCAGATGACCGACGCGCAGAAGGCCATCGGCGAGGTGATCATCGGCAATCTTTCCTCTTCCGGCTATCTGCAGGCCAGTGTGGAGGAAGTGGCGGATATGGCCCACGCCGCGCCCGACGCAGTGCGCGACGTGCTGGAGCGGGTGCAGCATTTCGATCCCGTGGGCGTGGCCGCCAGGGACGCGCGGGAGTGTCTGCTGGTGCAGATCCGCAATCTGCACTACGACCGCGACCCCATTCTGCTGGAGCTGGTGCAGTCCCATCTGGAAGATCTGGAGGCCAAGCGTTATAAGCCCCTGCTG
The genomic region above belongs to Desulfovibrio legallii and contains:
- a CDS encoding Nif3-like dinuclear metal center hexameric protein, with the translated sequence MQLTEIIAAIEKIAPLGHAAAWDLSGLQVAARRTEVTALAVCLDPTPASLAAALAQGAEMVLSHHPLHLKPALPNRCDNYREALRLLLCADVPLYAAHTSLDVNPYGPAGWLARDLDLRNLSVLEPAAPAQGAELPPGYGLAGDLPEACSVAALAARLARQGLDLATAVCCGPQPRSVRRVAYCTGSGASLMDAAAQAGAQLYITGDVKYHAALEAAVCLLDVGHHSLEEEMMRRMSLLLQQALAGVTVRFVPSRSPFRPVVFS
- a CDS encoding phosphoribosylformylglycinamidine synthase subunit PurQ, which gives rise to MGTVNTLVITGYGTNSHLETAHTARLAGADRADVVHFSDLVAAKVHLDDYHFLIFPGGFLDGDDLGAAQTAVMRWRYLKDAAGVPLREQLASFLDAGKLVLGICNGFQLLVKLGVLPALDGHRFERQVSLGHNDSARFEDRWVRLAPNPHSPCVFTSGLPPLAMPVRHGEGKLVPRDAACLRRLEAENLIALQYADPTTNLPTQEYPYNPNGSALAIAGLTDPTGRVLGLMPHPEAFHHVTNHPGWTRGELDPPGTLLFVNAVRYLRGL
- a CDS encoding CTP synthase, whose product is MKTKYIFVTGGVLSSLGKGLAAASLGALLQTRGLTVTIQKLDPYINVDPGTMNPFQHGEVFVTDDGAETDLDLGHYERYLNVPMSRKNNTTSGAIYNHVIAKERHGDYLGATVQVIPHITDEIKSVVLSLAEGDDAPDVAIIEIGGTVGDIEGLPFLEAIRQLRSELGRDNCLNIHLTLVPYLRTAGEHKTKPTQHSVKELLSIGIQPDIILCRCEQSIPEELRRKIALFCNVDQDAVFSSVDVNNIYEVPLKFYEEGFDQKVAIMLRLPARNAHLEAWEKLVSDCANPKGKVTIAIVGKYVDLKEAYKSLHEALIHGGVANRVEVELRYVNSENVTEANAAGHFAGCDGILVPGGFGYRGVEGKIAAIRYAREKGVPFFGICLGMQCAVIEFARHVAGLEDANSEEFNPLSDHKVIYLMTEWYDFRTKNVERRDAGSDKGGTMRLGAYPCKLLPGTKAHDAYKKDLVEERHRHRYEFNNAFRELFGQKGMVFSGTAPDDSLVEIIELPDHPWFLGCQFHPEFKSRPMNAHPLFREFIGAAKKYAKGQGKN